A genome region from Anastrepha ludens isolate Willacy chromosome 3, idAnaLude1.1, whole genome shotgun sequence includes the following:
- the LOC128858378 gene encoding uncharacterized protein LOC128858378 — protein MVIQQIRTLLLSIVKLLRRMMCCFSFGRRRKPSCSEPIEIRVVVDGGKETLPAGMQSPSWTPQQQHVERDWNSWDDSPRNVTEHIEQYRQRLAKPPTPPPAEQEQDFFTELAPVIKPQLKYYLGNDNNDKTDFSRLEAKSDVPITMNADLEDWVDDSIDGGWDELDTEQTKQLIREKRREMRQQRQQKNVKTTGIEATKLGQSRT, from the exons ATGGTAATACAACAAATCAGGACACTATTGTTAAGTATTGTGAAGCTGCTGCGACGTATGATGTGTTGTTTCTCGTTCGGTCGCCGACGCAAACCCAGTTGTTCAGAGCCAATAGAAATACGGGTCGTTGTTGATGGTGGTAAAGAGACTTTGCCGGCAGGAATGCAATCACCCAGTTGGACACCGCAACAACAACAC GTGGAACGGGATTGGAATTCTTGGGATGACAGTCCACGCAATGTAACAGAACACATAGAACAATATCGTCAACGGCTAGCCAAGCCGCCGACGCCACCACCGGCAGAGCAAGAGCAAGATTTCTTTACT GAACTAGCGCCGGTGATAAAAcctcaattaaaatattatcttGGTAACGATAATAATGATAAAACAGATTTCTCGCGATTAGAAGCGAAAAGTGATGTGCCAATAACAATGAAT GCCGACCTAGAAGATTGGGTGGACGACTCTATCGATGGCGGATGGGACGAACTTGACACAGAGCAAACAAAGCAGCTGATACGGGAAAAACGGCGTGAAATGCGTCAACAacgccaacaaaaaaatgtaaaaactacCGGAATTGAAGCCACAAAACTGGGACAAAGTCGTACATAG
- the LOC128858379 gene encoding uncharacterized protein LOC128858379: protein MKQTRKVAPDGGWGWVACFGVSLVNLATRSIEPSFGLLFGDLLRDLDVGTTGAAIIMSTLDVCMNFSGLFVGPLLKEFSYRKVAIAGSLLCGIGLAATSPAASMPHILSTYSVINGIGVGLSTSAAFVALNHYFKYKRGQAVGLSMAGTALGMLIMPQLVRVLLEAFGFRGAVLMLAGIALNSTVGAVLLQPAKWHMIEEVIDEEMMTVPVSPPTPPTPDVKIIREDGNEEDALPELNTLLFPKKQYMRKNYSEMAMNTMNGTRIGMPKRPTFPRIMSLAGVQSAVNNSHSHADVNTTLRNRKHSVTSNLSYMDFTGSILQVHMNVGDEEFERNDRELKRVNTAASGMANAHRDSFIKMRPTGTDKYEESPEKEAEKKPGFWRRFADLMDIDLLRDKKFLNILFGLSIFYVGEMNFKMVTPFFFANLGYNKTDVAFCLSITAITDIAARIILPPIFDRTSIKKRTVFLVSIIFVGITRSIMAEQTDWTQLMIWLSICGFFRGSALANFTLTVSEYCSLEKLPSAFGWHLVGKAVFVICLGPLIGLIRDVTTSYPICIHAQTVCIFLCVIAWTIEYAITYLNERKTAAEDDNNATIGPETTIKH from the exons TTGGCAACCCGCTCGATCGAACCCTCATTCGGCCTGCTCTTCGGCGATTTACTGCGTGATCTCGATGTCGGCACCACCGGCGCTGCGATTATTATGAGTACACTCGACGTGTGTATGAATTTCTCAGGTCTCTTCGTCGGCCCTCTACTCAAGGAGTTCTCCTACCGAAAGGTGGCTATCGCTGGTTCATTACTTTGTGGCATCGGCTTGGCTGCCACTTCACCCGCCGCCAGCATGCCTCACATACTCAGCACGTATAGTGTGATTAATGGCATAGGCGTCGGTCTATCCACATCCGCCGCCTTTGTAGCGCTCAATCACTACTTCAAGTACAAACGAGGCCAAGCTGTGGGCTTATCCATGGCCGGCACAGCCTTGGGTATGCTTATTATGCCACAACTGGTACGTGTGTTGCTCGAAGCGTTCGGCTTCCGTGGTGCTGTGCTGATGTTGGCCGGTATCGCATTGAATTCCACAGTAGGTGCCGTGCTCTTACAACCTGCCAAATGGCATATGATAGAGGAGGTGATTGATGAGGAAATGATGACAGTGCCGGTGTCACCGCCCACTCCGCCCACACCCGATGTTAAAATCATACGTGAAGATGGAAACGAAGAGGACGCATTGCCCGAGTTGAATACGTTACTCTTTCCCAAAAAACAATATATGCGTAAGAATTACTCCGAAATGGCGATGAACACTATGAATGGTACTCGTATTGGTATGCCAAAGCGGCCCACTTTCCCGCGCATCATGTCACTAGCCGGCGTACAATCAGCAGTGAATAACAGTCACTCCCATGCAGATGTAAATACAACGCTGCGCAATCGCAAACATTCTGTTACATCGAATCTATCTTATATGGACTTCACCGGTTCGATTCTACAAGTGCACATGAATGTGGGCGACGAAGAGTTTGAGCGTAACGATCGCGAGCTGAAGCGTGTGAATACTGCGGCGAGTGGTATGGCGAATGCGCATCGTGATTCCTTTATTAAAATGCGTCCAACAGGGACTGATAAGTATGAAGAGTCACCGGAAAAAGAGGCAGAGAAAAAACCTGGCTTCTGGCGACGTTTTGCTGATCTCATGGATATTGATTTATTACGtgataaaaaatttctaaatatacTCTTTGGGCTGTCAATTTTCTACGTCGGCGAGATGAATTTCAAAATGGTTACGCCGTTCTTTTTTGCCAATCTCGGCTACAACAAAACAGACGTGGCTTTCTGCCTATCAATAACGGCAATCACAGATATTGCAGCCCGTATAATACTCCCGCCAATATTCGATCGCACTAGTATCAAAAAGCGTACTGTGTTCCTAGTCTCAATCATCTTTGTGGGTATCACCCGTTCGA TTATGGCTGAGCAAACCGACTGGACACAGCTTATGATTTGGCTATCGATTTGCGGTTTCTTCCGTGGCTCCGCTTTGGCCAATTTCACACTAACTGTTTCCGAGTACTGTTCACTGGAGAAATTACCCTCGGCCTTCGGTTGGCATTTGGTAGGCAAAGCTGTATTTGTCATCTGTCTGGGACCGCTGATCG GTCTGATTCGTGACGTCACCACCAGCTATCCCATCTGTATACACGCACAAACAGTTTGTATATTCCTTTGTGTAATCGCCTGGACGATCGAGTATGCGATCACATATTTGAATGAGAGAAAGACGGCGGCGGAAGATGATAATAATGCCACAATTGGACCTGAGACTACCATAAAACACTAA
- the LOC128858377 gene encoding uncharacterized protein LOC128858377: MTMLNLPLLLIPVLISFTLHLSAGQALHTNAQQNFWESFVPGELLRLLESSTLTTPDVGSNVAQRRSDVVSSALTLPASGDNIVPLKPNSIHKRSGSSTDNTQDQQNAPSSDEFNYDQAYEDFVRQYFSDKLEEDNDSNENHEEAQDSEEQQLETEHNSSSTETEPLSGETKNRVQRKTKEKCRRVRKNKQNCLICENALSGEKSESCSFSRESEPQKYAFERERSYKKQRDAEEPSSRSVEQTSSEEAKAAESDKSDEEINKRNIKSNRRQAKISRNSSSCIQMIKRGKICYQCVDGDGTTTKCYVPRGRTNERVDNKARPAEGKEHKVQKTQQRIYKRTISYSFEKGTNGTAANEPPVEADQEEDTAAKSSAPNLKEKIFIKVVKQNETIAE; the protein is encoded by the exons ATGACAATG TTGAACTTACCTTTGCTGCTGATCCCAGTGCTCATCTCATTTACACTCCACTTAAGTGCAGGTCAGGCATTGCACACAAATGCACagcaaaatttttgggaatCCTTTGTACCTGGCGAACTGCTCCGGCTTTTGGAAAGCTCTACCTTAACAACACCCGATGTGGGTAGCAATGTCGCACAACGCAGATCAGATGTAGTATCATCAGCATTAACATTACCCGCTAGCGGGGATAACATCGTGCCTTTAAAACCAAATTCAATTCATAAACGTTCAGGTTCATCAACTGATAACACTCAAGATCAACAAAATGCACCATCAAGTGATGAATTCAATTACGATCAGGCTTACGAAGATTTCGTGCGTCAATATTTTAGTGACAAACTAGAAGAAGATAACGATTCTAATGAAAATCATGAAGAAGCACAAGATAGCGAAGAGCAACAATTAGAAACGGAACACAATTCTTCATCAACGGAAACGGAACCATTGTCGGGGGAAACGAAAAATCGCGTGCAAcgcaaaacaaaagagaaatgCCGACGCGTTAGgaagaataagcaaaattgtttgATTTGTGAAAATGCGCTCAGTGGTGAAAAATCAGAATCATGCTCTTTTTCGCGTGAAAGTGAACCGCAGAAATATGCATTCGAGAGGgaaagaagctataagaaacAGCGTGATGCTGAGGAACCTTCATCGCGAAGTGTTGAACAAACATCTTCGGAAGAGGCGAAGGCAGCGGAATCTGACAAAAGTGATGAAGagattaataaaagaaatatcaaaAGCAATCGCCGCCAGGCTAAAATCTCAAGAAATAGTAGCTCATGTATACAAATGATAAAGCGTGGGAAAATTTGCTATCAGTGTGTGGATGGCGATGGCACGACCACCAAGTGTTATGTGCCCAGAGGAAGGACGAATGAAAGAGTGGATAATAAGGCACGTCCAGCCGAAGGAAAAGAAcataaagtgcaaaaaacacagcAACGCATTTACAAACGAACCATTTCGTATTCTTTCGAAAAGGGTACAAATGGCACTGCAGCAAATGAGCCGCCGGTTGAGGCCGACCAGGAAGAAGATACTGCAGCAAAAAGCAGTGCACcaaatttaaaggaaaaaatattcattaaagtGGTTAAGCAAAACGAAACAATAGCAGAATAG